The proteins below come from a single Triticum aestivum cultivar Chinese Spring chromosome 5D, IWGSC CS RefSeq v2.1, whole genome shotgun sequence genomic window:
- the LOC123124025 gene encoding uncharacterized protein, producing MALNTRNAIVAVLLLVVMVVAVSTPAVTAQEDCWDKCFKDCKAKMAMEVCNQKCIDFCKYQAGAGEYVKMAGDKLKEAKTASPEQATKLKNEATTYLERAKVLSDKAVTP from the coding sequence ATGGCGCTGAATACTAGGAATGCAATCGTTGCCGTTCTCCTCCTCGTCGTGATGGTCGTGGCGGTCTCAACACCAGCAGTAACTGCCCAAGAGGACTGCTGGGACAAATGTTTCAAGGACTGCAAGGcaaaaatggcaatggaagtgtGCAACCAAAAGTGCATTGACTTTTGCAAGTATCAAGCTGGAGCCGGAGAATATGTTAAGATGGCTGGCGATAAACTCAAGGAGGCCAAAACTGCCTCTCCAGAACAGGCCACTAAACTCAAGAATGAAGCTACCACCTACTTAGAACGTGCCAAAGTCCTCAGCGATAAAGCCGTGACCCCGTGA